In Pseudomonadota bacterium, one DNA window encodes the following:
- a CDS encoding flagellar hook-basal body complex protein yields the protein MEAIMALTSLYAGISGLNVNSDAISLIGNNIANSNTIGFKAGRIQFKDIVSSSLGGGSSGQIGRGATTGGISTLFTQSSFETTTRGTDLAIDGDGFFVVADGGTNYYTRAGDFIFDKEGLLVNSSNLTVQGWKVTEDGQTVGDIGDINISDVSSSSKATSSVDLGANLDSTAETRIVINDYNNRFVLNDGTNDVVISLVNGTYTGETLANELQNKIQEDPLFAADVASPTDFTVTYSKVTGKYTFTNNTGSNITLNVMTDAGAETDFTMKEVLGLQIKDRTDPVDGIVDNIEIATGTNFISDALPRLTDKLFYVNNNNNTIIFNVGTTEYQALIPVQADPYTTLFAGGGTNRVPATGSMAAALADALNAATETADGVTGLSGTGPTFSVEYDDETGRFTIFSADGGDGDDIRFKWEDERTSAEQLLGFASEYDPNNTKTVTSFSITGSSGSVESVFAPNTVFDPTATTYSTAMNVYDTLGSPHTVTYYFKKQGSNQWEWHAVMSSADLDNGIPNDDGSPRLMEVGSGGILKFNPNGSLKSESGHNDVYFNFAGGATLMQAIDINFGDSTTEGGSGLDGTTQYADSSATFSQTQDGFPAGSLSGVSIAADGLISGIFSNGEIKPIARLALAMFSSPWGLEKKGGNIWAETIESGNVSIGMAGTAGRGTIASNSLEQSNVDIATEFVKMIAAQRAFQANAKMITTSDELLNEVVNLKR from the coding sequence ATGGAGGCGATCATGGCACTTACATCTCTTTACGCGGGCATCAGCGGCCTGAATGTCAACAGCGACGCGATTTCTCTGATCGGTAACAATATCGCGAACAGTAATACCATCGGTTTCAAGGCCGGCCGGATTCAGTTCAAGGATATCGTCAGCAGCAGTCTGGGCGGTGGTTCCTCCGGCCAGATCGGGCGCGGCGCCACCACCGGCGGCATCAGCACACTTTTTACCCAGAGCTCCTTTGAAACCACCACCCGGGGCACCGATCTGGCGATTGACGGCGATGGCTTCTTTGTCGTCGCCGATGGGGGGACCAATTATTATACCCGGGCCGGGGATTTTATTTTCGATAAAGAGGGGCTGCTGGTCAACAGCAGCAATCTGACGGTGCAGGGCTGGAAGGTTACCGAGGATGGACAGACCGTCGGCGATATCGGCGATATCAATATTTCCGATGTCTCTTCGTCCAGCAAGGCGACCTCCAGTGTCGATCTGGGGGCAAACCTCGATTCCACCGCGGAAACCCGAATCGTGATCAACGATTATAACAATCGTTTTGTTCTTAACGACGGAACCAATGATGTGGTCATCAGCCTGGTCAACGGGACTTATACCGGAGAAACCCTGGCCAACGAGTTGCAGAATAAGATTCAGGAGGATCCGTTGTTTGCCGCCGACGTGGCCTCGCCCACCGATTTTACCGTCACCTACAGCAAGGTGACTGGAAAATACACCTTTACCAACAATACCGGCAGCAATATCACACTGAATGTGATGACCGATGCCGGCGCCGAGACGGATTTCACGATGAAGGAGGTCCTGGGGCTTCAGATCAAGGATCGGACTGATCCGGTTGACGGCATCGTCGACAATATTGAAATCGCGACCGGCACCAACTTTATTTCGGATGCGCTGCCGCGCCTGACCGATAAACTTTTTTACGTCAACAATAATAATAATACGATCATTTTCAATGTCGGGACAACGGAATATCAGGCCCTGATTCCGGTTCAGGCCGATCCCTACACGACCTTGTTCGCCGGTGGCGGCACCAACCGGGTTCCGGCGACCGGTTCGATGGCCGCGGCTCTGGCGGACGCGCTCAACGCCGCCACGGAAACCGCCGATGGGGTCACGGGGTTATCCGGCACCGGTCCGACCTTTTCGGTAGAATACGATGATGAAACCGGGCGATTCACGATATTTTCTGCGGATGGGGGCGACGGCGACGATATCCGTTTCAAATGGGAGGATGAGCGGACCTCGGCCGAACAGCTGCTGGGTTTTGCCAGCGAATACGATCCCAACAACACGAAGACCGTCACCAGCTTTTCGATAACCGGCAGCAGCGGCAGCGTGGAGAGCGTCTTTGCTCCGAACACGGTTTTTGATCCGACCGCCACGACCTACTCAACCGCCATGAATGTCTACGATACCCTGGGATCGCCGCATACGGTCACCTATTATTTCAAGAAACAGGGCAGTAATCAGTGGGAGTGGCATGCGGTCATGAGCAGTGCCGACCTTGATAACGGGATTCCCAATGACGACGGCAGCCCGCGTCTGATGGAGGTGGGTTCGGGCGGCATTCTGAAATTCAACCCCAACGGCTCGCTGAAAAGTGAGAGCGGCCATAATGACGTTTATTTCAACTTTGCCGGCGGCGCGACCCTGATGCAGGCAATCGATATCAATTTCGGGGACAGCACCACGGAGGGCGGCAGCGGTCTCGACGGAACCACGCAATACGCGGATTCCTCGGCCACCTTTTCGCAAACCCAGGACGGTTTCCCGGCGGGCTCGCTTTCCGGGGTGAGCATTGCCGCCGACGGGCTGATTTCCGGGATTTTCTCGAATGGAGAGATCAAGCCCATCGCCCGTCTGGCGCTGGCGATGTTCAGCAGTCCCTGGGGGCTGGAGAAGAAAGGCGGCAATATCTGGGCCGAGACGATCGAGTCGGGCAATGTCAGTATCGGCATGGCCGGAACCGCCGGCCGGGGGACGATCGCCTCTAATTCTCTGGAACAGTCAAATGTTGATATTGCCACTGAATTTGTCAAGATGATCGCGGCGCAACGGGCTTTTCAGGCCAATGCCAAGATGATCACCACCAGCGATGAGTTGCTGAACGAGGTCGTTAACCTTAAGCGTTAA
- a CDS encoding response regulator: MKVLVVEDEQKVANFLQKGLKEEQFVVDVAGDGPDGERMALENEYDLILLDVMLPGKDGVQVLEELRTRKVETPVIMLTAKDMVVDKLKGFEAGCDDYLAKPFSFEELLARIRAVLRRRSGTTGNVLNFADLTLDLISHKVIRGGNEIELTAKEYALMEYLMRNPNRVLTRTMITQHVWDYNFDSFTNVIDVYVNYLRNKVDRGFPQKLIHTVRGVGYILKEGDKK; encoded by the coding sequence ATGAAGGTTCTGGTGGTTGAAGACGAGCAGAAGGTGGCGAACTTTCTGCAGAAAGGTTTGAAGGAAGAGCAGTTTGTGGTTGATGTCGCCGGCGACGGTCCCGATGGGGAGCGGATGGCGCTTGAAAATGAATACGACCTGATTCTGTTGGATGTGATGTTGCCGGGTAAGGATGGAGTTCAGGTTCTGGAGGAGCTGCGCACCCGCAAGGTCGAGACCCCGGTCATTATGCTGACCGCCAAGGATATGGTGGTAGACAAACTCAAGGGTTTTGAAGCCGGTTGCGACGACTATCTTGCCAAACCGTTTTCCTTCGAAGAACTGCTGGCCCGGATTCGGGCGGTGCTGCGCCGGCGCAGCGGGACCACCGGTAATGTGCTTAATTTTGCCGATCTGACTCTTGATCTTATTTCCCATAAGGTCATTCGGGGAGGCAATGAGATCGAATTGACAGCCAAGGAGTACGCTCTGATGGAATATCTGATGCGGAATCCGAATCGGGTGCTGACCCGGACCATGATCACTCAGCATGTCTGGGACTATAATTTCGACAGTTTCACGAATGTGATCGATGTCTATGTCAACTATCTGCGCAACAAGGTTGATCGAGGTTTCCCTCAGAAACTGATTCATACGGTCAGGGGGGTGGGTTATATTCTCAAGGAGGGTGACAAAAAGTGA